In the genome of Danio rerio strain Tuebingen ecotype United States chromosome 23, GRCz12tu, whole genome shotgun sequence, one region contains:
- the foxp1a gene encoding forkhead box protein P1a isoform X2 has translation MQESKTDQTTNSSPTGQEGQSSENEKRLNSETTSLPSVTTQTQHTEVSVSAGMITPQAITPQQMQQILQQQVLSPQQLQLLLQQQQALMIQQQQLQEFYKKQQEELHLQLLQQQHAGKPSKEQMMTQQMAIQQQLLSVQQQHLLNLQRQGLLSVPSALASALPQGLIPAELQQLWKETADARQEEKSRGDKSPSPPKTQTLNHHSSTNGHHLQRPIRRDSSQESHPQSGHPLYSHGVCKWPGCDAVFGDFQSFLKHLNSEHALDDKSTAQCRVQMQVVQQLELQLAKDKERLQAMMAHLHVKSTETKPAPQPVNLVSNLTLAKVTVPKSTPSMSLSQSATAPSTPLTSLPQTPSVIIPTSLHSMGPIRKRYSDKFNIAMDQDIVQNKEFYLSAEVRPPFTYAALIRQAILESPEKQLTLNEIYNWFTRTFAYFRRNAATWKNAVRHNLSLHKCFVRVENVKGAVWTVDELEFQKRRPQKITGSPLVKNIQSSLGQSPALSALQAVMVDSSLPLYGSASMGASSLKALSGALLEDLSPHDHDEASHSDSSLELSPLPTLHHSQIKEEQMEPEDYSGSMSPEAEEQQSPDTNHTSDYTSTSPHAFHC, from the exons GTGTCTGTATCAGCGGGGATGATCACTCCTCAGGCCATCACCCCTCAGCAGATGCAGCAGATCCTCCAACAGCAGGTCCTGAGCCCTCAGCAGCTCCAACTGCTACTGCAGCAACAGCAGGCCCTCATGATAcagcag CAACAGCTTCAGGAATTCTACAAGAAACAGCAAGAGGAGCTCCACCTGCAGCTCCTGCAGCAACAGCATGCTGGGAAACCGAGTAAAGAG CAGATGATGACCCAGCAGATGGCTATACAGCAACAGTTACTCTCCGTTCAGCAGCAGCACCTGCTCAACCTGCAGAGACAGGGCCTGCTGTCTGTCCCGTCAGCTCTGGCCAGCGCACTGCCTCAGG GCCTGATCCCCGCTGAGCTTCAACAGCTCTGGAAAGAGACGGCCGATGCGCGACAGGAGGAGAAGAGCAGAGGAGACAAATCCCCCTCGCCACCTAAAACTCAGACTCTCAACCACCACTCCAGCACCAATGGGCACCATCTGCAAAGACCTATCCGGAGAGACAG TTCTCAGGAGAGTCATCCTCAAAGTGGCCATCCTCTGTACAGCCACGGCGTGTGCAAGTGGCCAGGCTGCGACGCTGTTTTCGGTGACTTCCAGTCATTCCTCAA GCATTTGAACAGTGAACACGCTCTGGATGACAAGAGCACAGCGCAGTGCCGAGTTCAGATGCAGGTGGTTCAGCAGCTGGAACTGCAG CTTGCTAAAGACAAAGAACGCCTTCAGGCCATGATGGCCCACCTTCATGTCAAGTCTACTGAGACCAAACCAGCCCCTCAACCG gTGAATCTGGTGTCCAACCTCACTCTTGCCAAGGTGACCGTTCCCAAGAGCACTCCATCTATGAGCCTGTCCCAGAGTGCCACTGCCCCATCCACGCCACTCACGTCGCTCCCTCAGACGCCCTCCGTCATCATCCCCACCAGCCTGCACAGCATGGGCCCCATACGCAAGCGCTACTCTGACAAATTCAACATAGCCATGGACCAAG ATATTGTGCAGAATAAAGAGTTCTACCTCAGTGCTGAGGTCAGGCCTCCATTCACATATGCAGCTTTGATCAGACAG GCCATTCTGGAGTCTCCAGAAAAGCAGCTAACACTAAACGAGATCTACAACTGGTTCACTCGAACATTTGCATATTTCAGACGCAACGCAGCGACGTGGAAG AATGCAGTTCGCCACAACCTCAGTCTCCACAAGTGTTTCGTACGAGTGGAGAATGTGAAGGGGGCCGTTTGGACAGTGGATGAGCTGGAGTTTCAGAAAAGACGGCCGCAGAAGATCACTGG CTCTCCTCTGGTGAAGAACATCCAGTCCAGTCTGGGTCAGAGTCCTGCACTGTCTGCTCTACAG GCGGTGATGGTGGACAGCAGCCTGCCTCTGTATGGCTCTGCATCTATGGGAGCGTCCAGTCTGAAGGCTCTGTCTGGAGCTCTGCTCGAGGATTTGAGCCCTCATGATCATGATGAGGCTTCACACAGCGACTCCAGCCTCGAGCTCTCGCCTCTGCCTACATT GCATCATTCTCAAATCAAAGAGGAGCAGATGGAGCCGGAGGACTACAGCGGCTCTATGTCTCCAGAAGCAGAAGAGCAGCAGAGTCCAGACACCAACCACACCAGCGACTACACCTCCACATCACCGCACGCTTTTCACTGCTGA
- the foxp1a gene encoding forkhead box protein P1a isoform X3: MQESKTDQTTNSSPTGQEGQSSENEKRLNSETTSLPSVTTQTQHTEVSVSAGMITPQAITPQQMQQILQQQVLSPQQLQLLLQQQQALMIQQQQLQEFYKKQQEELHLQLLQQQHAGKPSKEMMTQQMAIQQQLLSVQQQHLLNLQRQGLLSVPSALASALPQGLIPAELQQLWKETADARQEEKSRGDKSPSPPKTQTLNHHSSTNGHHLQRPIRRDSSQESHPQSGHPLYSHGVCKWPGCDAVFGDFQSFLKHLNSEHALDDKSTAQCRVQMQVVQQLELQLAKDKERLQAMMAHLHVKSTETKPAPQPVNLVSNLTLAKVTVPKSTPSMSLSQSATAPSTPLTSLPQTPSVIIPTSLHSMGPIRKRYSDKFNIAMDQDIVQNKEFYLSAEVRPPFTYAALIRQAILESPEKQLTLNEIYNWFTRTFAYFRRNAATWKNAVRHNLSLHKCFVRVENVKGAVWTVDELEFQKRRPQKITGSPLVKNIQSSLGQSPALSALQAVMVDSSLPLYGSASMGASSLKALSGALLEDLSPHDHDEASHSDSSLELSPLPTLHHSQIKEEQMEPEDYSGSMSPEAEEQQSPDTNHTSDYTSTSPHAFHC, encoded by the exons GTGTCTGTATCAGCGGGGATGATCACTCCTCAGGCCATCACCCCTCAGCAGATGCAGCAGATCCTCCAACAGCAGGTCCTGAGCCCTCAGCAGCTCCAACTGCTACTGCAGCAACAGCAGGCCCTCATGATAcagcag CAACAGCTTCAGGAATTCTACAAGAAACAGCAAGAGGAGCTCCACCTGCAGCTCCTGCAGCAACAGCATGCTGGGAAACCGAGTAAAGAG ATGATGACCCAGCAGATGGCTATACAGCAACAGTTACTCTCCGTTCAGCAGCAGCACCTGCTCAACCTGCAGAGACAGGGCCTGCTGTCTGTCCCGTCAGCTCTGGCCAGCGCACTGCCTCAGG GCCTGATCCCCGCTGAGCTTCAACAGCTCTGGAAAGAGACGGCCGATGCGCGACAGGAGGAGAAGAGCAGAGGAGACAAATCCCCCTCGCCACCTAAAACTCAGACTCTCAACCACCACTCCAGCACCAATGGGCACCATCTGCAAAGACCTATCCGGAGAGACAG TTCTCAGGAGAGTCATCCTCAAAGTGGCCATCCTCTGTACAGCCACGGCGTGTGCAAGTGGCCAGGCTGCGACGCTGTTTTCGGTGACTTCCAGTCATTCCTCAA GCATTTGAACAGTGAACACGCTCTGGATGACAAGAGCACAGCGCAGTGCCGAGTTCAGATGCAGGTGGTTCAGCAGCTGGAACTGCAG CTTGCTAAAGACAAAGAACGCCTTCAGGCCATGATGGCCCACCTTCATGTCAAGTCTACTGAGACCAAACCAGCCCCTCAACCG gTGAATCTGGTGTCCAACCTCACTCTTGCCAAGGTGACCGTTCCCAAGAGCACTCCATCTATGAGCCTGTCCCAGAGTGCCACTGCCCCATCCACGCCACTCACGTCGCTCCCTCAGACGCCCTCCGTCATCATCCCCACCAGCCTGCACAGCATGGGCCCCATACGCAAGCGCTACTCTGACAAATTCAACATAGCCATGGACCAAG ATATTGTGCAGAATAAAGAGTTCTACCTCAGTGCTGAGGTCAGGCCTCCATTCACATATGCAGCTTTGATCAGACAG GCCATTCTGGAGTCTCCAGAAAAGCAGCTAACACTAAACGAGATCTACAACTGGTTCACTCGAACATTTGCATATTTCAGACGCAACGCAGCGACGTGGAAG AATGCAGTTCGCCACAACCTCAGTCTCCACAAGTGTTTCGTACGAGTGGAGAATGTGAAGGGGGCCGTTTGGACAGTGGATGAGCTGGAGTTTCAGAAAAGACGGCCGCAGAAGATCACTGG CTCTCCTCTGGTGAAGAACATCCAGTCCAGTCTGGGTCAGAGTCCTGCACTGTCTGCTCTACAG GCGGTGATGGTGGACAGCAGCCTGCCTCTGTATGGCTCTGCATCTATGGGAGCGTCCAGTCTGAAGGCTCTGTCTGGAGCTCTGCTCGAGGATTTGAGCCCTCATGATCATGATGAGGCTTCACACAGCGACTCCAGCCTCGAGCTCTCGCCTCTGCCTACATT GCATCATTCTCAAATCAAAGAGGAGCAGATGGAGCCGGAGGACTACAGCGGCTCTATGTCTCCAGAAGCAGAAGAGCAGCAGAGTCCAGACACCAACCACACCAGCGACTACACCTCCACATCACCGCACGCTTTTCACTGCTGA